The proteins below are encoded in one region of Methanosarcina barkeri 3:
- a CDS encoding TrmB family transcriptional regulator: MQKKRLLQDIGLTAYEASAYISLLKLGISEANLVCRDADVPYGKIYTVLESLAGKGFVEVQVSRPKKFRAVDPETALDFFYERRKSEFEKEITALKGFVEEAKQVLKTIPVQKRKDEIFWTTTITESEFKKFAISIYGEVKKSIWIIPPAFGIPLISSLLPEILKAVDRGVKIRLLGPYRFVDLSPMISLLLGEENFCKFKKGIEVRLVHNFNSCFGIIDDSIVVLFQLHPQDSDRVLSVVKIWDAGLAKNLSKEFELLWNGGEELDSQKAAER; the protein is encoded by the coding sequence ATGCAAAAGAAAAGGCTTCTGCAGGATATCGGCCTGACGGCTTATGAAGCATCTGCGTATATTTCTCTCTTAAAACTCGGGATTTCCGAGGCAAATCTTGTCTGCAGAGATGCCGATGTACCTTATGGAAAAATATATACCGTTCTTGAGTCGCTGGCAGGAAAAGGTTTTGTAGAAGTCCAGGTTTCAAGGCCTAAAAAATTCAGGGCGGTTGATCCTGAAACGGCTTTAGACTTCTTTTATGAAAGGCGGAAATCCGAGTTTGAAAAAGAAATAACGGCCTTAAAGGGTTTTGTTGAAGAGGCAAAACAGGTTTTGAAAACCATACCGGTTCAGAAGCGAAAAGACGAGATTTTCTGGACGACTACCATAACCGAGTCCGAGTTCAAGAAGTTTGCCATTTCCATCTATGGAGAGGTAAAAAAATCCATATGGATAATTCCTCCTGCTTTCGGAATACCCTTAATTTCCAGTCTGCTGCCTGAAATCTTAAAAGCTGTTGACCGTGGGGTAAAAATCAGGCTGCTGGGGCCTTATCGCTTTGTAGATCTTTCTCCTATGATTTCACTGCTGCTGGGAGAAGAGAATTTCTGTAAATTCAAAAAAGGCATAGAAGTAAGGCTTGTCCATAACTTTAATTCCTGCTTCGGTATAATTGATGACAGTATTGTAGTGCTGTTCCAGCTCCATCCCCAGGACAGTGACCGCGTTCTTTCGGTTGTAAAAATTTGGGATGCAGGGCTTGCCAAAAACCTGAGTAAGGAATTCGAACTCCTCTGGAATGGGGGAGAAGAATTAGATTCTCAAAAGGCTGCTGAAAGGTAA
- a CDS encoding hemerythrin domain-containing protein, with the protein MTPTDGLREEHRIIKQVILPVLEEICAEIESGRSVEQNNLEGFIVFVKEFIEKSHYIKEETYLFPEMEKAEISGAKELITSLKKEHEEERQYINEIDKVIFEKEENRELSAMVEYSRAYMRLLVLHIDKEENELFPMADAYLSPTVQKDLLKSFEDVDTGIIGPERQEELKMWLEGKTYVKPE; encoded by the coding sequence ATGACACCGACAGATGGTTTAAGAGAGGAGCACAGGATTATCAAACAAGTAATACTGCCAGTTCTTGAAGAAATATGTGCAGAAATAGAATCTGGTAGAAGTGTTGAACAGAATAACCTTGAAGGATTCATAGTATTCGTGAAAGAATTTATTGAAAAATCTCACTATATAAAAGAAGAAACTTATCTTTTCCCGGAGATGGAAAAAGCAGAAATTTCAGGGGCAAAAGAACTGATAACTTCCCTTAAAAAAGAGCACGAAGAGGAAAGGCAATATATTAATGAGATTGATAAAGTCATTTTCGAGAAAGAAGAAAATAGGGAACTCTCTGCTATGGTTGAGTACTCAAGAGCCTATATGCGGCTTTTGGTTCTGCATATTGACAAGGAGGAGAATGAACTTTTCCCAATGGCTGATGCCTATCTCTCACCGACTGTCCAGAAAGATTTGCTTAAGTCTTTTGAAGATGTAGATACAGGAATAATAGGCCCTGAAAGACAGGAGGAACTCAAAATGTGGCTGGAAGGAAAAACTTATGTAAAGCCAGAGTAG
- a CDS encoding ATP-binding protein, with the protein MVKRMIVKIDEKKCTGCGKCIAPCAEGAIKIINGKAKVVSEELCDGMGFCVGICPEGALSVEERYTVEFNREKAESQPKQKDTSIHCFTCGAGEDTSYLLPLRHNMQSMWVCTRCLPKLIHG; encoded by the coding sequence ATGGTAAAACGAATGATAGTAAAAATTGATGAAAAGAAATGTACAGGCTGCGGAAAATGTATTGCGCCCTGTGCCGAAGGTGCTATTAAAATTATCAACGGGAAAGCAAAGGTAGTATCCGAGGAACTCTGCGACGGGATGGGTTTTTGTGTCGGTATATGTCCCGAAGGTGCGCTATCGGTGGAAGAAAGGTACACTGTCGAATTTAACCGGGAAAAAGCAGAATCACAGCCCAAACAAAAAGACACTTCCATCCACTGTTTCACCTGCGGGGCAGGCGAAGACACCAGCTATCTCCTCCCCCTCAGGCACAACATGCAAAGTATGTGGGTATGTACACGCTGCCTCCCTAAACTGATTCACGGCTAA
- a CDS encoding ester cyclase, whose amino-acid sequence MSTEENKAIVSRFFEEGPSKGNISAAGDLLSPDFAMHVPLPASPGVEGINEVITACRAAFEHLNVTVEDMIAEGNTVAARFTARGVHKGNFMDLPATGKPITMTGIEIFRIKDGKIVELWGEVNLLGLMQQLGIAP is encoded by the coding sequence ATGTCTACGGAAGAGAATAAGGCAATAGTTAGCCGATTTTTTGAAGAAGGTCCTTCTAAAGGCAATATAAGTGCTGCTGGCGATTTGCTGTCACCCGATTTTGCTATGCATGTACCTCTTCCTGCTTCTCCGGGAGTTGAGGGAATAAATGAAGTAATTACTGCATGCAGGGCAGCTTTCGAGCACCTCAATGTTACAGTCGAGGATATGATTGCCGAGGGTAATACCGTAGCTGCACGTTTTACAGCTCGCGGGGTACACAAGGGTAACTTCATGGATTTGCCGGCTACAGGCAAGCCAATAACCATGACCGGTATAGAGATTTTCCGCATTAAGGACGGTAAGATCGTTGAGCTTTGGGGCGAAGTCAATCTTCTTGGCCTGATGCAACAGCTGGGGATCGCTCCTTAA
- a CDS encoding CGGC domain-containing protein, whose translation MEENTKPTKIAIVRCDIVSETCPGVGCFKAFNERKSHFEVYGENTQMIAFFTCGGCSGRRVYRLVNALKKHGLDAVHLSSCMLMDGTYPKCPNMDSIKKTIQDAGVQVVEGTHH comes from the coding sequence ATGGAAGAAAATACAAAACCTACAAAAATAGCGATCGTGCGCTGCGATATCGTCTCGGAAACCTGTCCGGGTGTAGGCTGCTTTAAGGCTTTTAACGAAAGAAAGTCACACTTTGAGGTCTACGGTGAAAATACTCAGATGATCGCGTTTTTCACATGCGGAGGCTGTTCCGGTAGGAGAGTGTACCGTCTGGTGAACGCCCTCAAAAAGCATGGCCTTGATGCCGTACATCTCAGTTCCTGTATGCTTATGGATGGCACTTACCCTAAATGTCCTAACATGGACAGTATAAAAAAGACAATTCAGGATGCAGGAGTACAGGTTGTGGAAGGTACTCATCATTGA
- a CDS encoding cupin domain-containing protein, producing the protein MKITEMKSSPEKPNPHNVSVRILYNTDHAQAVHIELKPGEALKKHTTPTDVFFYILEGKGIVEIGDEQQEVSRDMLIESPAKIPHRLLNQGDGIFRALVVKAPRQTEATRML; encoded by the coding sequence ATGAAAATTACTGAGATGAAATCTTCACCTGAAAAACCGAACCCTCATAATGTGAGTGTCCGGATACTCTATAATACCGATCACGCTCAGGCAGTACATATAGAACTTAAGCCAGGGGAAGCTTTAAAAAAGCATACTACTCCAACAGATGTCTTTTTCTACATTCTTGAAGGAAAAGGCATTGTTGAGATTGGCGACGAACAACAGGAAGTCAGTCGAGATATGCTGATTGAGAGTCCTGCAAAGATCCCTCACCGCCTTCTGAATCAGGGAGATGGAATTTTCAGGGCGCTGGTCGTAAAGGCCCCAAGACAAACCGAAGCTACACGTATGCTGTAA
- a CDS encoding NAD(P)/FAD-dependent oxidoreductase, with amino-acid sequence MKDNLPEKGAIVQRDRETYAIAPHIPGGIADPKTLRKIADVAEKYGAAALKMTSAQRIAIVGLKEEDLDNAWADLDMKPGAAVGLCVRSVKFCPGTTFCKQGKQDAVGLGLKLDEKYHGMSMPSKFKMAVSGCPNSCSEPAIKDIGVMGTAKGYTLMVGGAAAASPRLAEVVAKELSEEEVLDAIERIVNFYKSSGTKKRLGRFIEDTGLESFKSQVGL; translated from the coding sequence ATGAAGGACAACTTACCGGAAAAAGGTGCAATTGTTCAGAGAGACCGTGAAACCTATGCAATCGCCCCTCATATCCCAGGAGGAATTGCTGACCCAAAAACCCTCAGGAAGATAGCCGATGTTGCGGAAAAATATGGTGCTGCTGCTCTTAAGATGACTTCTGCACAGAGGATTGCAATCGTGGGCCTGAAGGAAGAAGACCTTGATAATGCATGGGCTGATCTGGACATGAAACCAGGTGCAGCTGTAGGGCTTTGCGTAAGAAGTGTAAAGTTCTGTCCTGGGACCACTTTCTGCAAGCAAGGAAAACAGGATGCAGTAGGTCTGGGTCTTAAACTGGATGAAAAATACCACGGAATGTCGATGCCTTCCAAGTTCAAGATGGCAGTTTCCGGTTGTCCTAACTCTTGCTCTGAACCTGCTATTAAGGACATAGGGGTAATGGGCACTGCTAAAGGATATACCCTTATGGTAGGAGGTGCTGCAGCTGCAAGTCCAAGACTTGCTGAGGTTGTCGCAAAAGAACTGTCAGAAGAGGAAGTTCTTGATGCAATCGAGAGAATTGTTAATTTCTATAAAAGTTCCGGTACGAAAAAGAGGCTTGGAAGGTTCATTGAGGACACAGGCCTTGAGAGTTTCAAATCCCAGGTAGGCCTGTAA
- a CDS encoding helix-turn-helix domain-containing protein: MKDCTVYKTMNIIGKRWTIHILLELHKGEKKEKRFNELKRKLGYITPKILSERLTELETEGLIEKKIDNSTNPPKSEYYLTESGVDFVKIIQAIKRWGLKWKFQNEECEKAICMYCER; encoded by the coding sequence ATGAAAGACTGTACAGTCTACAAGACCATGAATATCATCGGGAAAAGATGGACAATCCATATCCTTCTGGAGCTGCACAAAGGGGAAAAGAAGGAAAAGCGCTTTAATGAGCTTAAAAGGAAACTTGGATACATAACTCCCAAAATTCTCTCCGAGAGGCTGACAGAGCTGGAAACTGAAGGCCTGATTGAAAAGAAGATTGATAATTCAACAAACCCTCCAAAATCCGAATATTACCTGACCGAAAGCGGAGTGGACTTCGTAAAAATAATACAGGCAATCAAACGCTGGGGGCTGAAGTGGAAATTCCAGAATGAGGAATGCGAAAAGGCTATTTGCATGTACTGTGAACGTTAG
- a CDS encoding acetate--CoA ligase family protein, translating to MTTEGQIDFFFKPESIALIGASPNPKKLSFTILENLLKMGFQGKIYPINPGYQEIRGLKCYPAPDEIKDRIDIAIFAVPASTVLEILNGHVENIKGAIIVSSGFRETGPEGKEMEIRLKEILEKKGIRAMGPNCLGIYDTVSKVDTFFISSDKVERPVRDGVSVLTQSGSFAAMIMDEMANEGAGISRVVSYGNKVDVDESDCLEFLAGDEATKAVALYIESVGNGRRFLATASECVQKKPVVALKVGKREPGAKAASSHTGAISGRYEAYEAAFRKAGVIEVESYEELKDACKVLNRYPLVRGNRILIITDGGGIGISIADACEEAGLKVPDLSKEVMEKLEKKLPAFASVRNPVDLTGNVKDEHYIDALQEAFGEEYDLAIVSLLWGPPLLSKEVAEKIKAFAIHCEKPVLICSPGGRFSREVASAFTAIGMPVFFTPDSAVRAALVLCGGKK from the coding sequence ATGACCACTGAAGGACAGATCGACTTTTTCTTCAAGCCTGAAAGCATAGCCCTGATAGGAGCCTCACCAAACCCGAAAAAGCTCTCCTTTACAATCCTGGAAAACCTGCTGAAAATGGGATTTCAGGGAAAGATATATCCCATAAATCCGGGTTACCAGGAAATCAGGGGGCTTAAATGCTATCCGGCTCCTGACGAGATAAAAGACAGGATCGATATTGCAATTTTTGCAGTTCCGGCTTCTACTGTTCTTGAAATCCTCAACGGCCATGTTGAGAATATAAAGGGAGCAATAATTGTCAGCTCCGGTTTTCGGGAAACCGGGCCTGAAGGAAAGGAAATGGAAATCCGCCTGAAAGAAATTTTAGAAAAGAAAGGCATCCGGGCTATGGGACCGAACTGCCTTGGAATCTACGATACAGTCTCAAAAGTGGATACTTTTTTTATAAGCAGCGATAAGGTCGAAAGGCCTGTAAGAGATGGAGTTTCGGTGCTTACTCAAAGCGGCTCTTTTGCCGCTATGATCATGGACGAAATGGCAAACGAAGGAGCAGGGATTTCACGGGTAGTAAGTTACGGAAATAAGGTGGATGTTGATGAGAGTGACTGCCTTGAATTCCTGGCAGGAGACGAAGCAACAAAAGCCGTTGCTCTCTACATCGAGTCTGTGGGAAACGGACGCAGGTTCCTTGCCACTGCATCGGAATGCGTGCAAAAAAAGCCTGTAGTGGCTCTTAAAGTCGGAAAAAGGGAACCAGGCGCAAAGGCTGCAAGTTCTCATACAGGAGCTATTAGTGGAAGATATGAAGCTTATGAAGCCGCTTTCAGGAAAGCAGGTGTAATAGAAGTTGAAAGTTATGAAGAATTAAAAGACGCCTGCAAAGTCCTTAACAGGTATCCGCTGGTAAGAGGAAATAGAATTCTCATAATAACTGATGGAGGAGGGATTGGAATTTCCATTGCTGATGCCTGTGAGGAGGCTGGACTCAAGGTTCCCGATCTCTCTAAAGAAGTTATGGAAAAACTGGAAAAAAAACTTCCTGCCTTTGCTTCCGTAAGAAATCCTGTTGATCTGACAGGCAACGTTAAGGACGAACACTACATTGATGCTCTACAGGAAGCTTTTGGGGAAGAATACGATCTTGCGATAGTGAGCCTGTTATGGGGCCCGCCTCTTCTTTCCAAAGAGGTAGCTGAAAAAATCAAAGCCTTTGCCATTCACTGTGAAAAACCGGTTCTAATCTGTTCTCCGGGCGGAAGATTCAGCAGGGAAGTGGCTTCGGCTTTTACAGCCATCGGAATGCCGGTCTTTTTTACTCCTGACAGTGCAGTAAGGGCGGCACTGGTACTGTGCGGAGGAAAGAAGTAA